One segment of candidate division KSB1 bacterium DNA contains the following:
- a CDS encoding DUF4397 domain-containing protein, giving the protein MSRMKMFFMLLLSIFITSFVVHAQTARLQVIHNSADPVASKVDIYLNGTKLLDDFAFRAATPFIDAPANQELSIGVAPATSSSPSDIIATFKVTLAEGRRYIAIASGVLDPSKFASNPDGKETAFKLLIKENAQESAMTSGNVEFAVMHGSTDAPTVDIVARGIATLVDNAPYAAITDYISVPAADYTIDVKDASGTVVVATFGAPLSGLTNGAAFVFASGFLTPSANQNGAAFGIFAALPNGDVIALPSITTARLQVIHNAADPAADSVDIYLNGAKILDNFAFRAATPFINAPANQNIVVGVAPKTSSSSSDIVASFTFNLLAGEKYIAVANGVLNPINFAPNPDGKSTAFNIFVKDMAQESAKVSGNVEFAIMHGSTDAPTVDIVARGVATLVDDAPYAAITDYISVPAADYIIDVKDASGMVTIATFRAPLSGLANGAAFVLASGFLNPAANQNGKAFAILAVLPDGTVIELPAITTARVQVIHNAADPAAKFVDIYLNGVKLLDDFAFRAATPFIDAPANQNITIGVAPNSSTSANDVIANFTVNLLAGESYVAIANGVLDPSKFVANPDGRNTAFTIWLKDMARERGTGSNVDFIIVHGATDVDAVKVMVKNGPTLVESASYGDITDYISVPAASYDIRLIRTRDGATLGAFDVNLSNLAGSSAVVLASGFRKDTGNQGGESFQLIGVLANGQVVIFKDPPTSANGFVDSVIPTQFELKQNYPNPFNPTTTITFSLPTSEFVKLSVYNTLGQQVATLVNERLNAGQYNLLFDGSNLKSGIYYYRIEAGNFTSTKRLVLIR; this is encoded by the coding sequence ATGTCTCGAATGAAAATGTTCTTCATGTTACTACTTTCAATTTTCATCACTTCATTTGTAGTTCATGCCCAGACTGCTCGTTTGCAAGTCATTCACAATTCTGCTGATCCTGTTGCAAGTAAAGTGGACATCTATTTAAACGGCACGAAATTGTTAGATGATTTTGCGTTCAGAGCAGCCACGCCTTTTATCGATGCTCCTGCAAATCAAGAGCTTTCGATTGGTGTTGCTCCTGCCACTAGTAGCTCACCAAGCGATATCATTGCCACTTTTAAGGTAACTTTAGCAGAAGGCAGAAGGTACATTGCGATTGCGAGTGGAGTATTGGACCCGTCGAAATTCGCTTCGAATCCTGATGGTAAAGAGACCGCCTTTAAGCTGCTTATTAAGGAGAATGCTCAGGAATCCGCAATGACCAGCGGCAATGTCGAGTTTGCTGTCATGCATGGGTCCACCGACGCGCCGACCGTAGATATCGTAGCTCGGGGTATAGCAACCTTGGTTGATAATGCACCATACGCAGCGATAACCGATTACATTTCGGTTCCTGCTGCTGATTATACCATTGACGTAAAAGATGCTTCTGGTACCGTCGTAGTTGCCACTTTTGGGGCTCCGTTGTCTGGTTTAACGAACGGTGCTGCATTTGTATTTGCTTCTGGCTTTTTAACCCCATCGGCCAACCAAAACGGAGCAGCATTTGGAATATTTGCAGCTTTACCCAATGGTGATGTGATTGCCTTGCCTAGCATTACAACAGCACGTCTGCAAGTGATTCACAACGCGGCAGATCCTGCGGCAGACTCGGTTGATATTTATTTGAACGGAGCAAAAATATTGGATAATTTTGCGTTTCGTGCTGCAACGCCTTTTATTAATGCTCCTGCAAATCAGAACATTGTGGTAGGAGTTGCGCCGAAAACAAGTTCATCATCCAGTGATATAGTTGCAAGCTTCACTTTCAATCTCTTAGCTGGCGAAAAATATATTGCCGTTGCAAATGGTGTACTAAACCCAATTAATTTCGCACCAAATCCTGATGGAAAAAGTACTGCGTTTAATATATTCGTTAAAGACATGGCCCAAGAGTCAGCTAAGGTCAGTGGCAATGTTGAATTCGCCATAATGCATGGTTCGACTGATGCCCCAACTGTGGACATAGTCGCTCGTGGCGTAGCGACATTGGTCGATGATGCACCCTACGCCGCGATAACCGATTACATTTCGGTTCCTGCTGCCGATTATATTATTGATGTCAAAGATGCATCTGGTATGGTAACAATCGCCACTTTTCGAGCTCCGCTTTCTGGCTTAGCTAATGGAGCTGCGTTCGTTCTTGCTTCAGGATTCCTGAATCCAGCAGCCAACCAAAACGGCAAAGCCTTTGCTATATTAGCAGTTCTGCCTGATGGCACTGTCATCGAACTGCCTGCTATCACCACCGCTCGAGTGCAGGTGATTCATAATGCGGCAGATCCTGCAGCCAAATTTGTCGATATTTATCTGAACGGAGTCAAATTGCTGGATGACTTTGCCTTCCGCGCTGCCACTCCTTTTATCGATGCTCCTGCTAATCAAAATATTACTATCGGCGTCGCTCCTAATTCCAGCACTTCAGCAAACGATGTTATTGCTAATTTCACTGTTAATCTCCTAGCAGGCGAATCTTATGTGGCAATTGCCAATGGGGTGCTGGACCCAAGCAAATTTGTCGCTAATCCTGATGGAAGGAATACCGCATTCACCATTTGGTTGAAAGACATGGCTCGAGAGAGAGGAACTGGATCGAATGTGGATTTCATCATCGTTCATGGAGCCACTGATGTAGATGCTGTGAAGGTCATGGTGAAAAACGGGCCGACGCTTGTTGAGAGTGCCTCTTATGGTGATATTACTGATTACATTTCAGTACCTGCTGCCTCGTACGACATTCGTCTGATTCGAACTCGTGATGGGGCAACTTTGGGTGCTTTTGACGTCAATCTCAGCAATCTTGCTGGCAGCTCGGCTGTCGTCTTGGCCTCAGGATTTCGCAAGGACACTGGCAATCAAGGTGGGGAATCTTTCCAGTTGATCGGCGTTCTCGCTAATGGTCAGGTTGTTATCTTCAAAGATCCCCCAACAAGTGCGAATGGATTTGTGGATTCAGTAATTCCAACCCAATTTGAATTAAAGCAGAATTATCCAAATCCGTTTAATCCAACTACAACGATTACATTCTCTCTGCCGACTTCTGAGTTTGTGAAGCTTAGCGTTTACAACACACTGGGACAGCAGGTAGCAACCCTTGTCAATGAGAGGCTTAATGCTGGTCAATACAATCTGCTGTTTGATGGTTCCAATCTGAAATCGGGAATCTATTACTACCGAATCGAAGCAGGTAACTTCACTTCGACCAAACGATTGGTATTGATCCGTTAG
- a CDS encoding SRPBCC family protein produces the protein MKIYTLETKTILNNPIDDIFPFFANAENLDRVTPPWLKFEILTPLPIEMKIGTIVDYRLQLHGIPIRWRSKITEWNPPLKFTDVQIKGPYRFWKHEHLFIAEGNQTRMTDRVQYAIPGWIFAPLIHLLLVQPDLEKIFRYRERKFLEIFKGDGPVRSGGMNMIVPHSA, from the coding sequence ATGAAGATCTATACTTTAGAAACTAAAACAATTCTGAACAACCCTATTGATGACATATTTCCGTTTTTCGCCAATGCCGAGAATCTCGATCGAGTGACTCCACCATGGTTGAAATTCGAAATTTTGACGCCGCTGCCGATCGAAATGAAGATCGGTACGATTGTGGATTACCGATTGCAGTTGCACGGTATTCCGATTCGCTGGCGCTCCAAAATTACAGAATGGAACCCTCCTTTAAAATTCACCGACGTGCAGATAAAAGGACCATATCGCTTTTGGAAACACGAACATCTTTTCATTGCGGAAGGAAATCAAACCAGAATGACCGATCGAGTGCAATATGCCATTCCTGGATGGATATTTGCACCGCTCATTCATCTGCTTTTAGTACAACCAGACCTTGAAAAAATTTTTCGATATCGAGAGCGCAAATTTCTAGAAATTTTTAAAGGTGATGGACCGGTGAGATCTGGTGGAATGAATATGATTGTGCCCCATTCAGCTTAA